From Apium graveolens cultivar Ventura chromosome 9, ASM990537v1, whole genome shotgun sequence, the proteins below share one genomic window:
- the LOC141686806 gene encoding phytochrome A-associated F-box protein: protein MSENVFSKLSDDVILKIFINLEDDPTHWAILACVCTKFSSLMRTVCWKAKCSERIPLVVSDLLDTRAGDAPPGGWAALHKLAVCCPGLHQSGVLLENSDFGLERELGPDENYQTSNLYQVGQAQVSNACSAAVVASDCGWSLYDDLYYDTVYDTSESLDMIINDIDNNDNTKNNLVINEEPTELVETASDFTASKKRKFCRLSKSHLASGVWNLSREQGNKLLASRFRGDCLYISDWPGCVHNEEKRAYMLFRGVFKNFKRSRVWRTINDGDRSKIDLNCEFCSCKQTWDLHSAFCLKRVFGYHDDGEPVVRAYVCENGHVSGAWTDWPLYT, encoded by the coding sequence ATGTCTGAGAATGTATTCTCAAAGCTATCAGATGATGTGATTCTGAAAATATTCATCAATCTCGAGGATGATCCAACACACTGGGCAATCCTAGCCTGTGTCTGCACTAAATTCTCTTCTTTAATGCGCACTGTTTGCTGGAAAGCTAAGTGCTCCGAGAGAATCCCTCTTGTTGTTTCTGATCTTCTTGACACACGCGCCGGCGACGCGCCGCCTGGAGGCTGGGCAGCTCTTCATAAGCTGGCAGTGTGTTGTCCCGGGCTTCATCAGTCTGGTGTGCTACTTGAAAACTCTGATTTTGGGCTTGAACGTGAACTGGGCCCTGATGAGAATTATCAGACTTCTAATCTTTATCAAGTGGGTCAGGCCCAAGTCTCAAATGCTTGCTCTGCAGCTGTTGTTGCTTCAGATTGTGGTTGGTCTTTATATGATGATTTATATTATGATACAGTATATGATACTTCTGAATCTCTGGATATGATTATTAATGATATTGATAATAATGATAATACTAAAAATAATCTTGTGATTAATGAAGAGCCCACTGAGTTAGTTGAGACTGCTAGTGATTTTACTGCCAGTAAAAAAAGGAAATTTTGTAGATTATCAAAATCACATTTAGCTTCTGGGGTATGGAATTTGAGCAGGGAACAAGGAAATAAGTTGCTGGCTAGTAGATTTAGAGGGGATTGTTTGTATATAAGTGATTGGCCTGGTTGTGTGCACAATGAGGAGAAGAGGGCTTATATGTTGTTTAGGGGAGTGTTTAAGAACTTCAAGAGATCAAGGGTTTGGAGAACGATTAACGATGGTGATCGGAGTAAGATTGATTTGAATTGCGAGTTTTGTTCGTGTAAGCAGACATGGGATTTGCATTCTGCATTCTGTTTGAAAAGAGTTTTCGGATACCATGATGACGGAGAGCCTGTTGTTAGAGCTTATGTTTGCGAGAATGGACATGTTTCTGGTGCCTGGACTGACTGGCCTTTGTACACTTGA